The Desulfovibrio sp. UIB00 DNA window CGCGCCCGCCTTGAAGAAGCCGCCAAGCATCCTGATGAGGAAGACTGCCGACAGGCGCGGGAATACATCACGGCCCTTGCAGCCACGGTATAACAGAACAGGCCCGCCTGCGGCGGTGCCGCAAAATCCTGCCGCAGGCGACCTTGCACGCATGGAGGTCAACATCATGAAAAAACTGTCAGTTTTGCCCGGCCTGTGTTCAGGATCAACCATGGCTTCGCTGACGTTGCACGGTGGCCTTATCGCCCTTGCCCTGCTGTTGGGTGGGCAGGCCTCTTTGCCGCAGGAAAAGGTCTATCGGGTGTCGCTTGCGCAGATGACAGCCAGCGTTCAACCCGCTGCCCCGGGCCTGCCGGATGGGGGCGCGGCAGCTCCGGCAAGGGCTATCACGCCGCAAGAGGTGATAAAGTCGCAGGAAAAGCAGCAGCCGCAACCCCTGAACACCAGGGCGCAGGCGTCTGAAAAAATGGTTTCGCCAGTCAAAAAAAAGAACAGCGCGAGCAAGTCCCCGCAAGAAGCAGTACAGCGGGCCGTGCAACGAGCCGAATCTGTCAAACCTGTGAAAACCGCCGCTGCCGTGCAGACGCCGCAGCAAACTGCCGCAGAGGCTCCCTCCGGCACTGGGGCTGAGGCGCAGGCCAGGGGCCTTGCAGACGGCAAGGGAGCTGCGGGGCATGGAAAAAACGGCGCGGAATCAGGCGGCGCAGCCAGCCCAGGCGTGCTGCACAAACTGCTGGGGGCCATAGAACAATATAAAAACTACCCCAAGCACGCACGGCGCACCGGAGCCGAGGGCACAGCCATTCTGCTGGTACAGGTGGGCAATGATGGCAAGGTCACTGGCTCCTCGCTGCACAGGGGCAGCGGCCACGGTGTGCTGGATTCGGCTACGGAACAGTTGGGTACAAGGCTTGCAGGTCTGGATACCGGAGTTCGCGGCAGCAGCTTTAGCGTGCGGGTACCTGTGGAATACTCGCTCCATTAGAGCGGGTTGACCGAGAGTGCCCCAGCATGCGCTGATGGTGCAAAAATCCGCCCTGTTGACGCATGCAAAAGCCTGCCCGGCGCACCTCGTTGGCCCTCCGGTCAGTCTTTTACAAACTCTTTGCGATGCACGATTGCTGGCGGAGCCTTGGGGCTTGCCGCA harbors:
- a CDS encoding TonB family protein; the encoded protein is MKKLSVLPGLCSGSTMASLTLHGGLIALALLLGGQASLPQEKVYRVSLAQMTASVQPAAPGLPDGGAAAPARAITPQEVIKSQEKQQPQPLNTRAQASEKMVSPVKKKNSASKSPQEAVQRAVQRAESVKPVKTAAAVQTPQQTAAEAPSGTGAEAQARGLADGKGAAGHGKNGAESGGAASPGVLHKLLGAIEQYKNYPKHARRTGAEGTAILLVQVGNDGKVTGSSLHRGSGHGVLDSATEQLGTRLAGLDTGVRGSSFSVRVPVEYSLH